A part of Heliangelus exortis chromosome 3, bHelExo1.hap1, whole genome shotgun sequence genomic DNA contains:
- the HSF2 gene encoding heat shock factor protein 2 isoform X1, which produces MKQQQQQSSQPPQPQSSAGAGVPAFLSKLWALVGEDPNSQLITWSQNGQSFLVLDEQRFAKEILPKYFKHNNMASFVRQLNMYGFRKVVHVESGIVKLERDGPVEFQHPYFKQGREDLLEHIKRKVSSRPEENKIRQEDISKIISSAQKVQIKQETIESRLSALKRENESLWREVTELRTKHLQQQQVIRKIVQFIVTLVQNNQLVSLKRKRPLLLNTNGPTKSNVFQQIAKEPADSNHHVPVKRNEGLKQREQISDDIIIYDVTEDVGDEENPMGDEENLPITPETNEDTTSDSSNCSHSPDIVIVEDDNEDEYGPVIQGDKSRESVAVPPNDPVSPVGDSASPLMSSAVQLNNQSTLTAEDPVSMMDSILNENGVISQNINLLGKVELLDYLDSIDCSLEDFQAMLSGRQFSIDPDLLVDLFTSSVQMNPTDHITNTKVEAKGIETTKNNTDPTDSQETQVSRPKSDTQLIQYTAFPLLAFLDGNPGSAIECGSSAAGTPSSAERPLEVDELLESSLDPEPTQSKLVRLEPLTEAEASEATLFYLCELAPAPMDTDMPFLDN; this is translated from the exons atgaagcagcagcagcagcagtcgtcgcagcccccccagccccagtcTTCTGCCGGCGCGGGGGTCCCGGCTTTCCTCAGCAAACTCTGGGCGCTGGTGGGCGAGGACCCCAACAGCCAGCTCATAACTTGGAGCCAG aATGGCCAGAGTTTCTTGGTGTTGGATGAACAAAGATTTGCAAAAGAGATTCTTCCTAAGTACTTCAAGCATAACAACATGGCAAGCTTTGTCAGACAGTTAAATATGT atGGCTTCCGTAAAGTTGTCCATGTTGAATCTGGGATTGTCAAACTGGAGCGAGATGGTCCAGTAGAGTTTCAGCACCCGTATTTTAAGCAGGGCCGGGAGGACTTGTTGGAACACATTAAAAGGAAG GTTTCTTCACGACCTGAAGAAAACAAGATACGTCAGGAAGATATCTCCAAAATAATAAGTAGTGCACAAAAGGTGCAAATAAAACAAGAGACTATTGAATCTCGATTGTCTGCTTTGAAAAG GGAAAATGAATCCCTTTGGAGGGAAGTGACAGAACTGAGAACAAAACACTTGCAACAACAGCAAGTTATTCGGAAG ATTGTGCAATTTATTGTTACCTTGGTGCAGAATAACCAACTCGTGAGCCTAAAACGCAAAAG ACCTCTACTTTTGAACACTAATGGGCCTACAAAGTCAAATGTATTTCAGCAAATTGCGAAAGAACCAGCTGACAGTAACCACCAT GTACCTGTCAAGAGAAATGAGGGCTTAAAACAAAGGGAACAGATCTCAGATGACATCATTATTTATGATGTCACTGAGGATGTGGGTGATGAAGAAAATCCCATGGGTGATGAGGAAAATCTTCCCATTACACCAGAAACAAATGAAGATACTACTTCGGATTCTTCCAA CTGTAGTCATTCTCCTGATATTGTAATTGTGGAAGATGATAACGAAGATGAATATGGCCCTGTAATTCAAGGGGATAAAAGCAGAGAATCAGTTGCTGTCCCACCTAATGATCCCGTCAGCCCTGTCGGTGACAGTGCAAGCCCACTCATGTCAAGTGCTGTACAGCTGAATAACCAGTCGACTTTAACTGCGGAAGATCCAGTCTCAATGATGGATTCCATACTCAATGAGAATGGAGTCATTTCACAGAATATAAATCTTCTTGGAAA AGTTGAACTTCTGGATTACCTTGACAGCATCGACTGCAGTTTAGAGGACTTCCAAGCTATGTTATCAGGACGACAGTTCAGCATAGATCCAGATCTCCTCGTCGAT CTTTTTACAAGCTCCGTGCAGATGAATCCCACAGATCATATCACTAATACCAAA gTGGAGGCAAAGGGAATAGAAACTACCAAGAATAATACCGATCCAACAGATTCACAGGAAACACAAGTTTCCAGGCCCAAATCAG ataCACAACTTATACAGTACACTGCATTTCCTCTCCTGGCATTCCTTGATGGGAACCCAGGCTCTGCCATTGAGTGtgggagctctgcagctggaacTCCTTCCTCTGCTGAGAGACCCCTGGAAGTGGACGAGCTCCTGGAGAGCAGCCTGGACCCTGAGCCCACCCAGAGCAAACTGGTGCGGCTGGAACCGCTGACAGAGGCAGAAGCCAGCGAAGCCACCCTCTTCTATCTATGTGAACTTGCCCCAGCACCCATGGACACAGACATGCCCTTCTTGGATAACTGA
- the HSF2 gene encoding heat shock factor protein 2 isoform X2: MKQQQQQSSQPPQPQSSAGAGVPAFLSKLWALVGEDPNSQLITWSQNGQSFLVLDEQRFAKEILPKYFKHNNMASFVRQLNMYGFRKVVHVESGIVKLERDGPVEFQHPYFKQGREDLLEHIKRKVSSRPEENKIRQEDISKIISSAQKVQIKQETIESRLSALKRENESLWREVTELRTKHLQQQQVIRKIVQFIVTLVQNNQLVSLKRKRPLLLNTNGPTKSNVFQQIAKEPADSNHHVPVKRNEGLKQREQISDDIIIYDVTEDVGDEENPMGDEENLPITPETNEDTTSDSSNCSHSPDIVIVEDDNEDEYGPVIQGDKSRESVAVPPNDPVSPVGDSASPLMSSAVQLNNQSTLTAEDPVSMMDSILNENGVISQNINLLGKVELLDYLDSIDCSLEDFQAMLSGRQFSIDPDLLVDVEAKGIETTKNNTDPTDSQETQVSRPKSDTQLIQYTAFPLLAFLDGNPGSAIECGSSAAGTPSSAERPLEVDELLESSLDPEPTQSKLVRLEPLTEAEASEATLFYLCELAPAPMDTDMPFLDN; this comes from the exons atgaagcagcagcagcagcagtcgtcgcagcccccccagccccagtcTTCTGCCGGCGCGGGGGTCCCGGCTTTCCTCAGCAAACTCTGGGCGCTGGTGGGCGAGGACCCCAACAGCCAGCTCATAACTTGGAGCCAG aATGGCCAGAGTTTCTTGGTGTTGGATGAACAAAGATTTGCAAAAGAGATTCTTCCTAAGTACTTCAAGCATAACAACATGGCAAGCTTTGTCAGACAGTTAAATATGT atGGCTTCCGTAAAGTTGTCCATGTTGAATCTGGGATTGTCAAACTGGAGCGAGATGGTCCAGTAGAGTTTCAGCACCCGTATTTTAAGCAGGGCCGGGAGGACTTGTTGGAACACATTAAAAGGAAG GTTTCTTCACGACCTGAAGAAAACAAGATACGTCAGGAAGATATCTCCAAAATAATAAGTAGTGCACAAAAGGTGCAAATAAAACAAGAGACTATTGAATCTCGATTGTCTGCTTTGAAAAG GGAAAATGAATCCCTTTGGAGGGAAGTGACAGAACTGAGAACAAAACACTTGCAACAACAGCAAGTTATTCGGAAG ATTGTGCAATTTATTGTTACCTTGGTGCAGAATAACCAACTCGTGAGCCTAAAACGCAAAAG ACCTCTACTTTTGAACACTAATGGGCCTACAAAGTCAAATGTATTTCAGCAAATTGCGAAAGAACCAGCTGACAGTAACCACCAT GTACCTGTCAAGAGAAATGAGGGCTTAAAACAAAGGGAACAGATCTCAGATGACATCATTATTTATGATGTCACTGAGGATGTGGGTGATGAAGAAAATCCCATGGGTGATGAGGAAAATCTTCCCATTACACCAGAAACAAATGAAGATACTACTTCGGATTCTTCCAA CTGTAGTCATTCTCCTGATATTGTAATTGTGGAAGATGATAACGAAGATGAATATGGCCCTGTAATTCAAGGGGATAAAAGCAGAGAATCAGTTGCTGTCCCACCTAATGATCCCGTCAGCCCTGTCGGTGACAGTGCAAGCCCACTCATGTCAAGTGCTGTACAGCTGAATAACCAGTCGACTTTAACTGCGGAAGATCCAGTCTCAATGATGGATTCCATACTCAATGAGAATGGAGTCATTTCACAGAATATAAATCTTCTTGGAAA AGTTGAACTTCTGGATTACCTTGACAGCATCGACTGCAGTTTAGAGGACTTCCAAGCTATGTTATCAGGACGACAGTTCAGCATAGATCCAGATCTCCTCGTCGAT gTGGAGGCAAAGGGAATAGAAACTACCAAGAATAATACCGATCCAACAGATTCACAGGAAACACAAGTTTCCAGGCCCAAATCAG ataCACAACTTATACAGTACACTGCATTTCCTCTCCTGGCATTCCTTGATGGGAACCCAGGCTCTGCCATTGAGTGtgggagctctgcagctggaacTCCTTCCTCTGCTGAGAGACCCCTGGAAGTGGACGAGCTCCTGGAGAGCAGCCTGGACCCTGAGCCCACCCAGAGCAAACTGGTGCGGCTGGAACCGCTGACAGAGGCAGAAGCCAGCGAAGCCACCCTCTTCTATCTATGTGAACTTGCCCCAGCACCCATGGACACAGACATGCCCTTCTTGGATAACTGA